The stretch of DNA AACATTGTTGGGAAATTAAGAGCAATTTCCAATAGTTATACCGCATTATCAGAAATGCACAAATATCGGTCAGATAGAACAGGATCCTATTGGAAAGAGCGCATTGAAGGATTTGTGCAGGAAGTGGTAATTGATTCTGTTTCGTTTCAGGGAACGGCTGGAATAAATGACAAAATCGTCAATGAAGTTTATTTTAAATTACCCAATGGTGCGCTTCAGTCAGGCGATTTTATTTATGTATCACCTGTTTTTTACAGTAATTTTCAAGACAATCCATTTAAACTAAACAAAAGAGCCTATCCCATTGATTTTTCCTATCCGTTTGAAGAACGGTATGTGTCAAGTATCATTTTACCCGACGGGTATACCTTGGAAGAATTGCCCAAAGAGGTGACTTATACATTACCTGAATCAATTGGTACTTTTCAATATAAGGTATCTCAAACCGGGAATAAGATTCAAATGATGTTGCTCCTATCAATTAACAAAACAAGCATTCCACCAATTCATTATGAAGCATTTAAAGGAATGTTTGATTTAATGATCGCAAAAAGGGGCGAGCAAATTGTATTAAAAAAGAACCTTAAATAGGTGAAACAATGAAGACTATTTTTATTGGTATTGCGCTGTTTTTATTGACAGGGGGAACGTTTTTGCATGCCCAGCTGTATTATCCGGCTTTAACCATCAGTGGTGATTTAAAAGCCAACGCGACCTCGGTCATTCGGGAGGAAGTGAATGTTTTCAGTATCAAATCTACGAGTGAAGGGACTTTTCACTTTCGTCAGATCGTAACAGTATTGAATAAAAAAAGCGATGCCAATAAATTTTATGTGGCTTATGATAAGGAAAGCAAGGTAACAGATATAAAGGCAACCCTGTATGATGCATTGGGACAAAAAATTCGCAAAATAAAAGGAGATGAAATCAGGGACTTTAGTGCTATCGAAGATTTCTCTATTTATCAGGATGATCGCTATAAATATTTGGAGGTCAATCATCACAGCTATCCCTTTACAATTGAATTTGAATATGAAATAGATTTAAAAGGGATGCCCTTCATTACTTATAAGGATTGGTTTATCCAGGAATTCGAACAATCTGTTGAACATTCTTCATTTATGGTAGACCTCCCTGCCGACCAAACTTTCCACTATAAAGCGCTTAACTTCGCCGGCGAACCAAAAGAAAGCGAAGAAAAGGGACGAAAATTTTATCAGTGGGAAGTATCCAACTTGGTTGGGTTTGAAAGAGAACCCTATAGTCCTCGTACCTTTGATATCCTACCAGCATTGTTTTTATCTCCAGATAAGTTCAAAATCGGATCTTATGAGGGTAGTATGGATAGTTGGGTTAATTTCGGGAAATTTATGAATCAATTATTAGAAGGAAGAGATGAATTACCTGAAGTTATGAAGGCTGAAGTGACAAAGATTGTGGCTGATGCTAATAGTGAGCGAGAAAAAATAAACCGGCTATACGCTTATGTCCAGCAAAATATGCGATATGTAAGTGTTCAATTGGGTGTCGGAGGTTGGCAACCTTTTGATGCGGAATATGTGGCAACCAAGAAGTATGGAGACTGTAAAGCATTAAGTAATTTTATGGGAGCCCTACTTAAAGAGGCTGGGATTGTCTCCTATCCCGTGCTCATTTATGCTGGAGACTTGGACTACGAAGTCGAGGAAGATTTTACGACCACCCGATTTAATCATATGGTATTGCATGTGCCTTCTGAAGACTACTGGCTGGATTGTACAATGAACGATTATCCGCCCAATTATTTGGGAGATCACAATGCTAACCGAAATGTTATGTTGGTAACCCCATCGGGGGGGCGACTGGTTAAAACACCGAAATTGAGCGCAGAAGATAACCAGGATAATCATAAAGCCTTGATAACACTAGCGGCTGATGGAAGTGCAAAAATCGCAGTAGAGATATTTGCTTCAGGTGCTTCTCAAGAAACCTACAGAGCTGTTGAGAAGCAGTTATCAAAAGAAGAGAAGGAAAAATGGTTGGCGAAAGCAAGTGATTTGCCTTCTTTTTCTATAGTTTCATTTGATATCGAGTCTAGTATGGAAAAACCAGAAGCTCGTTTTTCCTATAGTGTAGATGTTGTTCGTTATGCAGCCAAGGCTGGAAAACGGCTTTTTGTCCCCTTCAACCTGATTAATAATTGGACCCATGTTCCTCCCTCCGTAGAGAACCGCAAGCACAATATTTTCAGGGAAGGTGCTTTTTGGGATAGGGATGAGATTATTTTGGACATCCCTGAGGGCTACACCTTAGAATCTATACCAACCGAAAAGAAAAGGGTTGAATGTGAGGCAGGGTATTATGATTTGACCATTGAAAAAAAGGAAAACCAATTGATTTGTAGAAGAGAATTAAGGTTAGAAGCGGGGGAATTTCCTGCAACGATGTACGATTCTTTTCGCGATTTTTTCAAGGAGATTGCTAAACTGGATGGCATGAAGTTGGTTTTAGTCGAGAAGAAAACCTAAGCGCAGTATTTTTTTAGCTACATTTGATTAGTGAAAAATCCAAAAACGACAACAGTAAATACGGACTCACCTATTAAAGCGCTTGGCCGCCATTGGTTGATTGAACTATTGGATTGTAAGACACAGTTGCTGAGTAGGGTGAAAGAAGTGGCTGCCATTATGGAGGAAGCGGTGGAGGTGTCGGGTGCTACTAAGGTGGCATCCAGGTTTCATCAATTTGAGCCGTATGGTGTAAGTGGCGTCATTATTATTAAGGAAAGCCATTTCACCATCCATACTTGGCCAGAACATGCTTATGTGGCGCTTGATATTTTCACTTGTGGAAACCTTATAGATACAACTAAAGCGATAGATTTTTTAAAGAATGCCTTTGAGGCATCCGGGGTGGAACAACAGTTGATAAAACGTGGTGTTAATATTCAGCACTAATCAGGTAGGTAATGCCCAATAAACTCTGAATCTCCATCGATAATCAGACCATCTCTACGGCGGAAGGATAAGGCACAAGCGTGATCTACGAAATAAATGCCTGCTTGATAGTATTCATTGTCGCCATCTTTGGGCAATTCTTCATAAGCTTGGTATATAGAAGGAAAATGGCCATATTCTCCTTCGCAATCTTCTAGGCATTGTCCATTGGAATTATAGACCTTAATATTCTCTCCTTCCCTGCCAAAAATAACTTTCTGAACAAAAGGTTTTCGATGAAAATCAGCTTGAGAAAAGCTTGTTTCCAGGAGTAGTGGATGATTTGGG from Saprospiraceae bacterium encodes:
- a CDS encoding DUF3857 domain-containing protein, whose amino-acid sequence is MKTIFIGIALFLLTGGTFLHAQLYYPALTISGDLKANATSVIREEVNVFSIKSTSEGTFHFRQIVTVLNKKSDANKFYVAYDKESKVTDIKATLYDALGQKIRKIKGDEIRDFSAIEDFSIYQDDRYKYLEVNHHSYPFTIEFEYEIDLKGMPFITYKDWFIQEFEQSVEHSSFMVDLPADQTFHYKALNFAGEPKESEEKGRKFYQWEVSNLVGFEREPYSPRTFDILPALFLSPDKFKIGSYEGSMDSWVNFGKFMNQLLEGRDELPEVMKAEVTKIVADANSEREKINRLYAYVQQNMRYVSVQLGVGGWQPFDAEYVATKKYGDCKALSNFMGALLKEAGIVSYPVLIYAGDLDYEVEEDFTTTRFNHMVLHVPSEDYWLDCTMNDYPPNYLGDHNANRNVMLVTPSGGRLVKTPKLSAEDNQDNHKALITLAADGSAKIAVEIFASGASQETYRAVEKQLSKEEKEKWLAKASDLPSFSIVSFDIESSMEKPEARFSYSVDVVRYAAKAGKRLFVPFNLINNWTHVPPSVENRKHNIFREGAFWDRDEIILDIPEGYTLESIPTEKKRVECEAGYYDLTIEKKENQLICRRELRLEAGEFPATMYDSFRDFFKEIAKLDGMKLVLVEKKT
- the speD gene encoding adenosylmethionine decarboxylase, translating into MKNPKTTTVNTDSPIKALGRHWLIELLDCKTQLLSRVKEVAAIMEEAVEVSGATKVASRFHQFEPYGVSGVIIIKESHFTIHTWPEHAYVALDIFTCGNLIDTTKAIDFLKNAFEASGVEQQLIKRGVNIQH